ACACAAGAGGTTGTGGAATGAAGAAGAGTTCAGCTGCAGTCAAGATCATTGGAAGTGAAGTACCTGCAATACTAAAGATTCCGATACCACCGAGCATTACTGCAATACATCCATAGAACAAACGTTTACGGTTGAATTTACCAGCAAGACTAGGGAACAGTGAAACTGAAACCAAACCAACAACTGTATTCAATCCGTAAAGGATTGAGTATTTCCCTGAATCACCAAGGATAAATGTGAAGTAATAAAGTTGAAGAGCATTAAGTGTATTAATACCAAGACCATAGAACCAATATCCGAGAGACAGCCACATCAATTGGTCGTTTTTACCAAGAACTTTAAAGACTTGTTTAAGGCTAGTTTTTTCATTGTTATCACGAAGTTTTGACTCAACTTCACGTGTACCAATACCAACAGCAATTGATGTAATCACACCAATGAGTGCAACGATAAATGCAAACCAGAACCATCCAGATTTATCTCCAGAGCCACTACTGTTCGTCATAGAGAAGAACAAAACGATTGGCATGATGGCAACACCTACAATATTGGCACCAATCGTAGAACCGATACGGGCAAAAGTTGCCATTTTTTCACGTTCGTGACTATCAAGAGACAAGGCAGGAAGCATTGACCAGAAACCGATATCTTTAATCGAGTAGAAGACATCCATTATAAGGTAGATAATTCCAAAAAGTACAAGGTACAAGAAAGGATTTGTTTTATTCAAACCACCTAAATCGGTGAAGAGAAGCAACAAGGTGATAGAACTGATGATACCACCACCAACTACCCATGGTTTGAATTTACCATACTTAGTGTTAGTGTTATCAATCATATTACCAATCAATGGATCGATAAATACTTCCAAGATACGCAAAATAGCGATAATGTTAGTAATTAATAGTACGTAGTGACTATTTTGCTTTGGATCACCTGTGTTAAACAAGTGAGTTGTCACAAACATGATAAAGTATGTTGACAACGTTGCATAGAAGACGTCGTTACCAAAAGCACCCGCTGCATAGGATAGACGAGACTTCATCTGAACGTTAGATTTTCTCATTATGAGAACCTCCTGTTATTTTTGAATACGCTTCCATTATACAAGTATTAGTTTGAATTGTCAATAGTTTTAGTAGTTTTTTACTAAACTTTTACTAATACATGATTATTTTGATGAATTAAAGTATTGGAAGCCAATTTCATAGTTTACACTATGACCTTTATCTAAGATAATATCTCCAAAACCTTTGTGATTAATGGCATCTGGAAGGGTTTGAGCTTCCATGGCTATAGCTTCTCGTCCTTTTGCAATTGTTCCTCGATCTCTTGCAAAGTAAATATTATCCTCTATAATATCCATAGTATAAATAACTAAACCATTTCTGTT
This region of Streptococcus thermophilus genomic DNA includes:
- a CDS encoding PTS sugar transporter subunit IIA: MRKSNVQMKSRLSYAAGAFGNDVFYATLSTYFIMFVTTHLFNTGDPKQNSHYVLLITNIIAILRILEVFIDPLIGNMIDNTNTKYGKFKPWVVGGGIISSITLLLLFTDLGGLNKTNPFLYLVLFGIIYLIMDVFYSIKDIGFWSMLPALSLDSHEREKMATFARIGSTIGANIVGVAIMPIVLFFSMTNSSGSGDKSGWFWFAFIVALIGVITSIAVGIGTREVESKLRDNNEKTSLKQVFKVLGKNDQLMWLSLGYWFYGLGINTLNALQLYYFTFILGDSGKYSILYGLNTVVGLVSVSLFPSLAGKFNRKRLFYGCIAVMLGGIGIFSIAGTSLPMILTAAELFFIPQPLVFLVILMIISDSVEYGQWKLGHRDESLTLSVRPLVDKLGGAMSNWLVSTIAVAAGMTTGASASTITTHQQSIFKLSMFGFPAAAMLIGAFIIARKITLTEARHAEIVEELENRFSVATSENEVKANVVSLVAPTTGKLVDLSSVSDKRFASGSLGKGFAIKPSDGKVFAPISGTVRQILPTRHAIGIESDDGVVVLVHVGIGTVKLKGEGFISYVKQGDRVEVGQKLLEFWSPIIEKNGLDDTVLVTVTNSEKFSAFHLEQKVGEKVEALSEVITFKKGE